The genomic window ATCTATGCTATAAATCCTTTGGTGCCGAAGCCAGTGCAGCGTCCGTCTCCACAGTATTTTCCTTCGTAACATGCCCGATGTGTGCATGCTCTTCCCTTGATTTCTCATCATTTGATGTTGATTTGCTgttctcctcatcttctGTCCGGTGTACAATGCCAATCTCAGCCTCACCAAGAGAGTCGACGACATTTCTGTATGCGGGAACAAAGTTGACGCAGGCGGCGTATGTCCAAGCCATTACCATGAATATCAGCGGCACAAACATGGCGTAGCCGTCACCAAATGTATCTCCTGCAGCGCCTGTTGCGGGCGGGACAACGGCACCGCCAACGACACCGCCGACAATATAGCCGCTGCCGCGCTTGGTGTGTCGACCCAGGCCTCGCATGCCAAGCGCGACAATGGTAGGGAAGCAAATGGACTCgaagaacaagacgacgTAGAGCATCGAGATGCCCGTGTTGCCGCGCTGGGTTATCGACGGGCAGAGAAAGATGATACAGCACGAGATGAAGGCAAGGAAAACCCATCGCGGACGGACATATTTCATAATGCCGACACCGGTGAATCGTCCGATGGCGAATGCTGCCTGCGCGCCAGCAAAGAACTTGGACCCGAGGGAGTCGGATGTGCCTGGGCGGGTGGCTGTGGCATAATTGATGAAGAAGCTAGCAACGGCTACTTGAGCACCCGTGTAACAGAATTGGGCAAATGCGGCATGGAATAGTTTGTACTGCTTAATAAATGGTTTCTCTGTGGCGCCGGCATGTGTTTCCTTTGCTTGGAACTCCATGTCTGTGCCATGTTAACCGCCTGCATATTGTGGCGCCGTCTTTGTGAACGAAAACAAAgagaggggagggggaggcaTACCGGCATCAGTGATTTCTGGGATATCAGACATGAAGAATAACGTGGCGAGCAGGAGCACAAAGATGGCAATGGCTAGATAGACCCACTGGACATTGTCAAGCGCACGCTCATCACtgaagttgaagaagacgtaTGAACCCAGCACCGGGGCAATGACGGTGCCCACGCCATTAAAGGCCTGTGAAATATTGATTCGAATCTCGGAGTATCTTGGAGGACCGCAGACTGTGCACTGCGTTAGTCAATGCGCAATGGCCATGAAAGCGGCAGGGCCTCGGTCTAGATTCGCACCTGTGATGTAGGGGTTTGCAGCCGTCTCGAGCGACccaaggccattgccaatAATGAAGATGCAAGCACAGAATCCGCCAAAGCTATGGTTCTTGAGTGCCGGAATGGCCAACAGAGCACCAAGGGCATACAGACACAAGCCCCATATGAAAACAGCACGGTAGCTGTAATGCCGAAGAATCCATGCCGCATGACCAACGGAAGCCAGAGGATACGCGCTGCCCAACGTGTCAGCTTGTGTACGAGTGCGGCCGAATAAGAGCCCCCCCAGCCGTATTCATACCCAAAGTAAGCGGCCTGCAGACCCGCCGAACGTGATCGATTGATACCAAGTACAACCTGGAAATGCTTGTTGAGGGTATCTAGTAGACCATAGCTAAATCCCCAGAGAAAGAACAGAATGGTAACCAGGCAAATGGGATAGATGGACTGGCGCAGTGTCAATTCGGCCGCTCGCGTACGGCGAGTATCGTCGGCCTTGAGCGAGCGCCGCTTGAGGAACTCGTTGAAGGACATGGGTGGCGAAACTGTCGAGTGATTGTGTCCCCCCTTGGCAGGCTTGGTAGGGCGACGCCTCGGCGATGGTAACAGGAGCCAACTGCTTGTGTGCGCCTGGAGAACTTGACGATGGAAAAGACGACGCGAGGGCAGCTGGGGACGTCGATCATTTAACCTGATTCTGCCCCTCTCCCTCACACCTCTTGGAGAAGCCAGCCCTCGACGTGTCAAGGCGGTGCGACGTCGCCTCTCTCAAGTGTCGTACAGTACAATATCAGGTGGAGCATGACCGGGTGAAGAGGTGAGTGTGACGGTGGTCGATCATACTCCATGGTTGCGTGGTGGGTACTAATTCAAGCTAAATGCGTGTTTCATGCGTGGCTATAAAGTCCCGACGGTAATAAGACTAGCGCAATATCCAGGGCCCACCAAATGGCGAGGAGTCGGGAATCGGCATGGAGCCGGCAGTGGGCAGAAGTTCAGCCTGTTGCGTTGGCCCCCCGAAAAGAACATTGGTCTGCGAATGTCGTGATTCTCATCAAACTCGCAGGCGCCGGCCAGATGAGAGAGGAGAATTCGACACGTTGCGGCCGTCGAAGCCTCAGGAGGGTGACATCGCTGCGCATTGATggcccaaggccaaaggcTGCTTGCTTGGGAGCCAGCACTGCCCGCTCCCTCCCTCCACTCGGACGGcgagatcaattgatgcgaGACAACAGCCACCCAGTGGACTGGGTTAGGTTGTCCTTCCCTACCTGCACAACAATAAGCTCATGTGCTAGCCGATGCGCAGGTTTGGGGATTGGGCCTGCGGGATGCCGCCTGCAGGCTGCAGCTGACTGGGTCGTTCCCCAGAATCGACGGGGAGCGGGGAGGGGGATCTGGTCGAATTCATGATTGGCAATGACTGCGTTTCGGCCATTTCGTCTTCGACACAAAGATGGCCCGAAATGCGAACCCCCTTGCCACTTGGGGACCCGACGGCAAGCAGGCTGACAGGCTGAACCCAGCGTGCCGTGTCCTACAGAGCATGCGAGTTTCCATTCCGCGTGTCTCAAAAGGCGATCGTTGACAGATTGCGGGGAAGTTTTGTTTTGAGTTCGTGGCTACCCTGCCATGCGATGCGGAGAGGAAGGTGGTCCGCAACGCCTCTCCATGTCGTGGTTGCAACGCACACACTAGAAGTTTTGGAAGATTCTTCTGGGGAAAAAAACGCCGAATGCTCAACAACAGGCAAGGGTTAAAGATATGCACCCAAGAGGAAGATTGCAAATCTACGCATCATCTCGGCAGGCGCCAGTGCCAGTTGCCAGTTGCCAGGTACCTGCAAACACCTGCGCACACCGACTCCGGTCTCGGGCCGTGATGTCAAGTGGTTGGTTCTACAGAAATTGGCGCAGGGGGCGACTGGTCCTGACTAGCGCACgaccttgttggccgtgaccgtcgccatcatcaccatcacccaCACGTCAGCGGCAACCATTATTGCTTCGCCGAACCTCTGGCTGCCCACCGACCCCCTCAGCTGTACCTGCTCCGAAGCCCTGTTCCACATCCCTGTTCTACCAGACCTGTTATACAATGCTGGCCCACGCGTGCCACCAAGCATCGGCTGCAATCCCTTTCGCCGACGGATGATTGCAGCTTAATCCGTCTCCCACGACCTCAATATTGGGCCGTCAGAACGGACGTGTGGCGTGCCAAGTCTAGGTACTGAAGTGCGCTTGGAATGAAATACTATTGCCACGATGACCAGCAGGATGCTAGCAGGCATACGCCCCAGGTCACACATGCTCAGATATTACATCATAACGCATAATACTGCGTGGAACCGGGAGTCTCTCCTGGGAAGGCGCGCGTCCACAATCATCTCGTTTGTAGTAAAAGTGTACAGAACCCAATTACCATGCAGCATGGGGGCCATGTCATGTAATATGAAATTCACCCGGAATAATAAACGCATGGATCCACTCTACCGCCTAGTTTCCCTTCGAGCCGCTCTTGTTTTGAGCAAACTCACGCACTTTTCTCGACGAGCCTGGTTCGGCTCAAGGAATTGGCTGAAGAGCACCAGATCAAGAGTTCCCCACAAGTCGACGAATAGTTCATGGAGTAGGCAGGTTCATTCATGTGAAATCTCGCCATTTTAGAGCAGCTTCGACGGTCAGGCAAAGAATGCTTTTATACAGGGCGAAACGTCCAAGGAAATGCAAAAGGCCGACGGCAGAATGAGCAAACCCGGACCCCAATTAGCGTAATGTACTCCTTGTTGAGAGCCATACAGGGGTGGAATACCTCGCGACGTTAAGATGTCTTTAGGCTGGGTAAATGCCTGAGGGTTATAGGTAATTTGATGGGGTCGAATTTAGGCTCAAAGCTCGGGATGAAGAAATGTGCTCCGCCATCCAAGTGTTTATATCCCACTACTGGTACAATAACTGGAAGAGTAAATATCAATATCACGACGGGTAATGGCTCGCAGCGGTGAGCCACGGAGCGAGAAAATCTAACAATAGCGGCCTGATATCTCCTCTTCACTGTAATTGGCGTCTGTAGTCGCACCGCATGAGATGTCAAGGTAAACGGAAGATTCGATGAGCGTGTCGCCTGATAATAAGAGCCTGCCCGATTGGCTGGTGGCCATTGAGGGTATGGCATGTGCTGGCCAAAGTGCACTGACGCATTGATTGTACCATTTGATGTCAACggtattcaatgttcaccCACAGAAGCAGAGTCGATTTGAATCCGGTGGTGGTTCAGATGGAGATTGCCAAGGAAGTGGTTGGAGGTATGCTGGCAACTGCTGGCATCGACCTTTGCCTCGACGCAACGCCCGCAAGCCCAATTCGTAAacgtccagatgtctctACCAACATGTAACGCATCTACTGGTGAACGAGTCAGGGGCAGCAATCATGTCGGGGCGTGATAGAGACCAAGTCAACCAAGACACTTGACATGGTGTAGCTAACGTGCTGGGTTGTTACACTTGGTGCCAAGGGGGCATTCTACGCTAATACAAGGGGAGTGGCCATTGCCGTGCATTTGACGTTAAAGTCAGGGATACCACTGGCGCATGGTATATTTCTTTTCGTCTCCTAATCTTTCATGCATATTTTCTGACTGTGTTCATGAGGGATACCTCTGTGGGGGCGTACGCCTCGGATTCCCTGCGGTAAAAGGCCAAACGGAGGTGGGACATTGAAAGCGCCGTTATTCGTGCGAACAAGGCTGCTGCTATTACGATCCAGAGCGTGGGAGCTCAAGATGGGATTCCTTGGTCAGACGAGATTGACAATTTCGATGCACCTGGGAAATATCACCATGCTGTACGTTCCAACTCTCTCGCCGGACTTGCTAGTGAGACTTGACTGATTGGGTATCGTGGTACAACCTGGTATCACAAACATGGGGCTGAACATGCCCATGACGGTGAATGTTTGGAAATATCAATCTATTTGTCATCTTTGCTTCGCCACTTCCTGATGCCCTTTCCGTATGTGGCCCATTCGCATGATTCAGTATCAGCCATCTTTTCGTGTATTTCCATTCAAGTTTGCGGGATTCTAAGAGCCTCGACAAAGCTGCAAAAAAAGATTGCAATATAAGCAGTCAGGACAACGGACGACTCTGGGCACCAAAGGACCTCAGAAATTGGGCAACCTCATCATGTCCATTATCGGTAGCCCAAGATAGGGGCGTTAGCCCCTGCGAGTCGACCGCTGAGGGGTTTGCTCCGTTCGCCAAGAGCACGCGTACCACCAGACCTTCTCATGACCCTTTTCAGCCGCCAACGAGAGAGGCGTCTGTTGGTCGTCTGGGTCAAGTGCCTCTATATTGGCACCTTTCTCGACGAGTATGTGACCCATGACATCAGATCCCCCCTCTGCAGCCCACAAGAGTGGTGTTCGACGTGAATTATCAACAGCGTCAACCTCCACACCCTGATCGAGAAGTGGCCTCACGACGGATTCACCATCTCTCACTAGCGCCCACGAAAGTGGCGTCCGGCGCGAATTGTCGGCTGCTTCAACACGAGCACCACGCTCGAGGAGCAATCATACAGTCGCTTTATGTCCATTGTAAGCTGCCCTCAGGAGGCAGGGGAGCAACCTTCATGTGCTCCCGACCACGAGGTGGCTGAGGAATAGAGTCTGCGTTCAAAAGCCTCCCGAAAGAGCCTTTGGTGAAAACTACCGACTCTTTGTTCATGTTGGCTGTTTCCTGAGCTGAACTATCGAGACAAGGTACGGCTATGAGCGATAATGAAACCATGTGGTTCGCCACATGGTCCAAGACAAAATTGTACATTTAAGTTGAGTCTCCCTTGCTTTTCGCCACCTTTCTCGTATCTCCTTGGGAATTTGTTCGCAAAGTGGGCATACAAATCGATTGCGCAGAGCGACTTGTTGTCTCCTAGGAGAAAGGGCGTCAAGCTGCACTGCGGTTGGGGCAGACTCCTTTTCCGGGTGAGAATTGACATCTAGCATATGTGCTCTCCACTGCAACTCGGTCTCAAAGGTCATAGAGGGGTCACGGTCCAAATTACAATACCACCGCATAGTATGCGCCTTGCGTAACCAATCTTTCGAATGGACAGATTC from Metarhizium brunneum chromosome 2, complete sequence includes these protein-coding regions:
- the gluP gene encoding Glucose/galactose transporter; amino-acid sequence: MSFNEFLKRRSLKADDTRRTRAAELTLRQSIYPICLVTILFFLWGFSYGLLDTLNKHFQVVLGINRSRSAGLQAAYFGAYPLASVGHAAWILRHYSYRAVFIWGLCLYALGALLAIPALKNHSFGGFCACIFIIGNGLGSLETAANPYITVCGPPRYSEIRINISQAFNGVGTVIAPVLGSYVFFNFSDERALDNVQWVYLAIAIFVLLLATLFFMSDIPEITDADMEFQAKETHAGATEKPFIKQYKLFHAAFAQFCYTGAQVAVASFFINYATATRPGTSDSLGSKFFAGAQAAFAIGRFTGVGIMKYVRPRWVFLAFISCCIIFLCPSITQRGNTGISMLYVVLFFESICFPTIVALGMRGLGRHTKRGSGYIVGGVVGGAVVPPATGAAGDTFGDGYAMFVPLIFMVMAWTYAACVNFVPAYRNVVDSLGEAEIGIVHRTEDEENSKSTSNDEKSREEHAHIGHVTKENTVETDAALASAPKDL